Proteins encoded in a region of the Candidatus Lokiarchaeota archaeon genome:
- a CDS encoding heterodisulfide reductase, with the protein MTEETTERKEPVAHRTPAIVDPGFKYQVLREPGGESLKMCFQCGTCTAGCILTQHSDEYEGPRKIIRMVQLGLVEDLLSSRELWVCSKCHSCTEVCPQGVNPADILNAVRRIAAKEEHIPRTYRQTAETLLEDGWLLEDSYSDFIEDERDNIGLETDLNWNKKFVERVKNKYFPEVEE; encoded by the coding sequence ATGACTGAAGAAACAACAGAAAGGAAAGAACCTGTAGCGCATCGAACGCCTGCCATTGTAGATCCTGGGTTCAAATATCAGGTGTTGAGAGAACCGGGTGGTGAAAGCCTGAAGATGTGTTTCCAGTGCGGCACGTGTACTGCAGGATGCATTCTCACTCAACATAGTGATGAATACGAAGGTCCTCGAAAAATTATACGAATGGTTCAACTGGGCTTAGTTGAAGACCTTCTCTCCAGCCGTGAACTATGGGTCTGTAGTAAGTGTCATTCCTGCACGGAGGTGTGCCCACAAGGAGTCAACCCTGCGGATATATTAAACGCAGTTCGACGCATAGCTGCAAAAGAAGAGCATATTCCTCGCACCTATAGGCAAACTGCTGAGACACTTCTTGAAGATGGATGGCTTTTGGAAGATTCTTACTCAGACTTTATTGAAGATGAACGGGACAACATCGGTCTCGAAACAGACTTGAATTGGAACAAGAAATTCGTAGAACGTGTTAAGAATAAATACTTCCCCGAGGTAGAAGAATAA
- a CDS encoding metalloregulator ArsR/SmtB family transcription factor codes for MVKLFEYMLNHLNISLKRRKTMKPINLIESDIEKLSKVFQTLSDPLRLCIIEILTQGENITVSEIAERVNLSISSVGHQLNKLKDRGFVGAKKIGRKAIHRIEDDCIHAILRSTK; via the coding sequence ATGGTCAAATTATTTGAATATATGCTCAACCATTTAAATATATCACTGAAGAGGAGGAAAACAATGAAACCCATCAACCTAATTGAATCAGATATAGAGAAGCTTTCCAAGGTGTTTCAAACGCTATCAGACCCATTGAGACTGTGCATTATAGAGATTCTGACACAAGGTGAGAATATCACCGTAAGTGAAATAGCTGAAAGAGTGAATCTGAGTATTAGCAGCGTTGGTCATCAATTGAACAAACTAAAGGATAGAGGATTTGTGGGAGCCAAAAAGATAGGCCGAAAAGCGATTCATAGAATCGAAGATGATTGTATTCATGCCATTTTGAGGAGTACAAAATAG